The Gemmatimonadales bacterium genome window below encodes:
- a CDS encoding ATP-binding protein: protein MASTAAVRADAAGGPTGAPAARTTLPTQRTLLTWLFVGRLVLALATLVGASLVWTVRPDVSFISSIAVVFALTFTGYGAWAVFMRNTIPSAPFLQLQALVDLGLVTALVHVSGQPQSAFPALYVLVVAAYALLLPLGWGVVTAAAASAMFLGDVLWGQGLGLDSAFWAQFGVFNIVFLLVALLSHRLREAGVSQETLATELERVRLEADDILRNIRSGVLTVDGRGRLAFINPTAQRLLHLDGDALVGQPVLDQLKLRSSELWAAIATGIRNGRKVSRGEGMVLHEGGKIFPIGLSTTVFQPQARETPSVTAIFTDISDLKQLQELHLRAERLEAVAALSASLAHEIRNPLASIRSSVEQLARGRHATGDERVLADLIVRESDRLTRLLNEFLDFSRVRATQVGLVDLREIATAVVRLVQEHPDCSADAAIAVEGPRTMLEGDSDLLHRVLSNLVLNAVQAAKGPVAVTVRVGAADPSELPERSDLDRAVRLQVRDDGPGIPDDIRERLFEPFVSGRPGGSGLGLAIVQRAVEAHRGLVLVESAPGAGTTFTIFLPAQWMLEEEVA from the coding sequence ATGGCCTCTACCGCGGCCGTGCGGGCCGACGCGGCCGGCGGCCCCACCGGGGCGCCCGCCGCCCGGACCACGCTCCCCACCCAACGCACGCTCCTCACCTGGCTCTTCGTCGGCCGCCTCGTTCTGGCGCTCGCCACGCTCGTGGGCGCCTCGCTCGTCTGGACCGTGCGTCCCGACGTCTCGTTCATCAGCAGCATTGCGGTCGTCTTTGCGCTGACGTTCACGGGATACGGCGCGTGGGCGGTCTTCATGCGCAACACGATCCCGAGCGCGCCGTTCCTCCAGCTCCAGGCGCTGGTCGATCTCGGGCTCGTCACCGCGCTGGTGCACGTGTCGGGGCAGCCGCAGTCGGCATTTCCCGCGCTGTATGTGCTCGTGGTCGCGGCCTACGCGCTGCTCCTGCCACTGGGTTGGGGTGTGGTGACCGCGGCGGCGGCCTCGGCCATGTTTCTGGGAGACGTCTTGTGGGGCCAGGGCCTCGGTCTCGACAGCGCGTTCTGGGCCCAGTTCGGCGTCTTCAACATCGTGTTCCTGCTGGTGGCGCTTCTGAGCCACCGGCTGCGCGAGGCCGGCGTGTCGCAGGAGACGCTCGCCACGGAGCTCGAGCGCGTGCGGCTCGAGGCCGACGACATCCTGCGCAACATCCGCTCGGGCGTGCTCACGGTGGATGGGCGCGGCCGGCTCGCGTTCATCAATCCGACCGCGCAGCGGCTGCTTCACCTCGACGGCGATGCCCTCGTGGGCCAGCCGGTGCTCGACCAGCTCAAGCTGCGCTCGTCGGAGCTCTGGGCCGCGATCGCCACCGGTATCCGGAACGGCCGCAAGGTGAGCCGCGGCGAAGGCATGGTGCTGCACGAGGGGGGCAAGATCTTCCCCATCGGCTTGAGCACCACCGTGTTTCAGCCGCAGGCGCGGGAGACGCCGTCGGTGACGGCGATCTTCACCGACATCTCGGACCTGAAGCAGCTCCAGGAGCTGCACCTCCGGGCCGAGCGGCTGGAGGCAGTGGCGGCGCTCAGCGCGTCGCTCGCGCACGAGATCCGGAACCCGCTGGCGTCGATCCGGAGCTCGGTGGAGCAGCTCGCGCGCGGGCGCCACGCCACCGGCGACGAGCGGGTGCTGGCCGATCTCATCGTGCGCGAGAGCGACCGGCTGACCCGGCTGCTCAACGAGTTTCTCGATTTCTCGCGGGTGCGCGCCACCCAGGTGGGCCTGGTCGACCTGCGGGAGATCGCGACCGCCGTCGTGCGCCTGGTCCAGGAGCATCCCGACTGCTCGGCCGATGCTGCGATCGCGGTCGAGGGTCCGCGCACCATGCTCGAGGGCGATTCCGACCTGCTGCACCGCGTGCTCTCGAACCTCGTGCTCAACGCGGTGCAGGCGGCCAAGGGACCCGTCGCAGTGACCGTGCGGGTGGGCGCCGCCGATCCCAGCGAGCTGCCCGAGCGGAGCGATCTCGACCGCGCGGTTCGGCTGCAGGTGCGGGACGACGGGCCGGGCATTCCCGACGACATCCGCGAGCGGCTCTTCGAACCCTTCGTTTCCGGCCGGCCCGGCGGCAGCGGGCTCGGCCTTGCCATCGTGCAGCGCGCCGTGGAGGCGCACCGCGGGCTGGTGCTGGTCGAATCGGCGCCGGGCGCGGGAACCACGTTTACGATTTTTCTGCCGGCGCAATGGATGCTTGAGGAGGAGGTCGCATGA
- a CDS encoding sigma-54 dependent transcriptional regulator, with amino-acid sequence MNQKPSVLIVDDESGILDTLRILLRNEGFEVATAQGGKAGLEQIRTGNHDIILSDVRMPQVSGLDILSAAREQDAMTPVILMTAQASLQSAISAVNSGAFYYIQKPFSNDELVTILRRACEYRAVKVENKQLKQEFRRRERGAVSRPIGKSKKFLEVLKLAEHVAPTDSTVLITGESGTGKEVLARFIHNLSARSDGPFLSINCGALPENLLESELFGHVKGSFTGAVRDKQGLFAAARGGSFFLDEVGEMPPSLQVKLLRVLQEREAIPVGATEPIPVDVRIIAATNRDLEEEIRRGNFRSDLFYRLNVINVNLPPLRERRDDLLLLIEAFLQNLATEGDGQPKALASDALDAVMVYEWPGNVRELENALEHANVLTRGNLIEGATLPERITRRRKEPLVAERSYRNPTLEVIERAYIMYVLQAEGGNKTRAAEVLGIDPSTLYRKLSRYEEAV; translated from the coding sequence ATGAATCAGAAGCCGTCCGTGCTCATCGTGGACGACGAGTCGGGGATCCTCGACACCCTGCGGATCCTGCTCCGCAACGAAGGCTTCGAGGTCGCCACGGCGCAGGGCGGCAAGGCCGGGCTGGAGCAGATCCGCACCGGCAACCATGACATCATTCTCTCCGACGTCCGGATGCCGCAGGTGTCGGGGCTCGACATCCTGAGCGCCGCGCGCGAGCAGGACGCGATGACGCCGGTCATCCTCATGACCGCGCAGGCGTCGCTCCAGAGCGCCATCTCGGCCGTCAACTCGGGTGCGTTCTACTACATCCAGAAGCCGTTCTCGAATGACGAGCTGGTGACGATCCTCCGCCGCGCCTGCGAGTATCGCGCGGTGAAGGTGGAGAACAAGCAGCTCAAACAGGAGTTCCGCCGGCGCGAGCGCGGCGCGGTGAGCCGGCCGATCGGCAAATCCAAAAAGTTCCTCGAGGTCCTGAAGCTGGCCGAGCACGTGGCGCCCACCGATTCGACGGTGCTCATCACCGGCGAGAGCGGCACCGGCAAGGAGGTGCTCGCGCGGTTCATCCACAATCTTTCGGCGCGGAGCGACGGGCCCTTCCTCTCGATCAACTGCGGCGCGCTGCCGGAAAACCTGCTGGAGAGCGAGCTGTTCGGACACGTGAAGGGCTCGTTCACCGGTGCCGTGCGCGACAAGCAGGGGCTCTTCGCGGCGGCGCGGGGCGGGAGCTTCTTCCTCGACGAGGTGGGCGAGATGCCGCCATCGCTGCAGGTGAAGCTGCTCCGCGTCCTGCAGGAGCGCGAGGCGATTCCGGTGGGTGCGACGGAGCCGATCCCGGTGGACGTGCGGATCATCGCGGCCACCAACCGCGACCTCGAGGAGGAGATCCGGCGGGGCAATTTCCGCTCGGACCTCTTCTACCGGCTCAATGTGATCAACGTCAATCTGCCGCCGCTCCGGGAGCGGCGGGACGATCTGCTGCTCCTGATCGAGGCGTTCCTGCAGAACCTGGCGACCGAGGGCGACGGCCAGCCCAAGGCGCTCGCGTCGGACGCGCTCGATGCGGTGATGGTCTACGAGTGGCCGGGCAACGTGCGCGAGCTGGAAAACGCGCTGGAGCATGCCAACGTGCTCACCCGCGGCAACCTGATCGAGGGGGCCACGCTGCCCGAGCGGATCACCCGGCGCCGGAAGGAGCCGCTGGTGGCGGAGCGGTCGTATCGCAATCCGACGCTCGAGGTGATCGAGCGGGCGTACATCATGTACGTCCTGCAGGCCGAGGGGGGCAACAAGACGCGCGCGGCGGAGGTGCTGGGCATCGATCCGTCGACGCTGTACCGGAAGTTGTCGCGGTATGAGGAAGCGGTTTAG
- a CDS encoding glycosyltransferase family 39 protein — translation MMRFFQPIWLLPVALVLAGALLASWFPPRSDDRIERLLSSRAAPFVVGLVSLLAYWWIQGSLNPVAVIHDEAAYLLQAQLFASGHWTAPSPPLPEFFEQFHVFVVPRLAPKYPPGQGLALTPGVLLGAPGLMPLIFTGLTAGLFFALARRFTNGWVALLAWAIWLVAPADIRFRGTYFSETTTSFLWLAAWWALLAWRERRGRAWLVALACAVAFGIITRPQTMLIFAIPVAGVVLYDVIRERRWAELTMAAAAGGCILALLPIQNYEVFGDWRVSPMVQYSETYFPFDVPGFGINMSPAKRELPPDMKQFTEAFRPGHADYTPARLPHALYYRGLGLAFDTWGIARTLAGVAFGMIGLLVAPAPVLFAALTSALLMIGYLVYYHSPIWTVYYLEIQPVLTLLTAMGIWQLTRLVAWYGRPRMRERWRDIRAPAGIVAVFVLVAPLVVWNLRDGALHLRQIREYHAYFRGLENRIPGPAIVFVRYQLHHTFNFSLITNPPSYDKAKVWLVYDRGADDARLLRLAPGRTPYLLDEATARIYPMTSAVAAAPAPEPPRP, via the coding sequence ATGATGCGTTTCTTCCAGCCCATCTGGCTGCTCCCCGTCGCGCTGGTGCTCGCGGGGGCGCTCCTGGCCAGCTGGTTTCCGCCGCGGTCGGACGACAGGATCGAACGCCTCCTGTCCAGCCGCGCCGCCCCGTTCGTGGTCGGCCTGGTGAGCCTCCTGGCGTACTGGTGGATCCAGGGGTCGCTCAATCCGGTCGCAGTGATTCACGACGAGGCCGCATACCTGCTCCAGGCGCAGCTCTTCGCCTCGGGGCACTGGACCGCCCCGAGTCCGCCGCTGCCGGAGTTCTTCGAGCAGTTCCATGTCTTCGTCGTGCCGCGCCTCGCCCCCAAGTATCCGCCGGGCCAGGGCCTCGCCCTCACCCCGGGGGTGCTGCTCGGCGCGCCGGGGCTCATGCCGCTCATTTTCACGGGGCTCACGGCCGGGCTCTTCTTCGCACTCGCCCGCCGCTTCACCAACGGTTGGGTGGCGTTGCTCGCCTGGGCGATCTGGCTCGTGGCGCCCGCCGACATCCGGTTCCGCGGAACCTATTTCTCGGAGACGACGACGAGCTTCCTCTGGCTGGCCGCCTGGTGGGCCCTGCTGGCTTGGCGGGAGCGGCGCGGCCGCGCGTGGCTCGTCGCGCTTGCATGCGCGGTTGCGTTCGGGATCATTACGCGCCCGCAGACCATGCTCATCTTCGCGATTCCAGTCGCCGGCGTCGTGCTGTACGACGTAATCCGCGAACGCCGTTGGGCCGAGCTCACCATGGCCGCTGCGGCGGGCGGCTGCATCCTCGCCTTGCTGCCGATCCAGAACTATGAGGTGTTCGGTGATTGGCGAGTGAGCCCGATGGTCCAGTACTCGGAGACGTACTTCCCGTTCGACGTCCCCGGGTTCGGCATCAACATGTCGCCGGCCAAACGCGAGCTGCCGCCAGACATGAAGCAGTTCACCGAGGCATTCCGGCCCGGCCACGCCGACTATACGCCGGCCCGGCTGCCGCACGCCCTCTACTACAGAGGTCTCGGACTCGCGTTCGATACCTGGGGTATCGCCCGAACGCTCGCCGGTGTCGCGTTCGGCATGATCGGGCTGCTGGTGGCGCCGGCGCCCGTGCTCTTTGCGGCGCTCACCTCTGCGCTGCTCATGATCGGCTATCTCGTGTACTACCACTCGCCGATCTGGACCGTCTACTATCTCGAGATTCAGCCGGTCCTGACGCTGCTTACCGCCATGGGCATCTGGCAGCTCACGCGGCTGGTCGCGTGGTATGGAAGGCCCCGGATGCGCGAGCGCTGGCGTGACATCCGGGCGCCCGCCGGCATTGTGGCGGTCTTCGTGCTCGTCGCTCCGCTCGTCGTCTGGAACCTGCGGGACGGTGCCCTGCACCTAAGGCAGATCCGGGAGTACCACGCCTACTTCCGCGGGCTGGAGAACCGGATTCCCGGGCCGGCGATTGTGTTCGTCCGTTATCAGCTCCACCACACCTTCAACTTCAGCCTGATCACGAATCCGCCGTCGTACGACAAGGCGAAGGTCTGGCTGGTGTACGATCGCGGCGCCGACGACGCGCGCCTGCTCCGCCTCGCTCCCGGGCGGACGCCATACCTCCTCGACGAGGCAACCGCGCGCATTTATCCAATGACGAGCGCAGTCGCCGCCGCACCGGCCCCGGAGCCACCCCGCCCCTAA
- a CDS encoding class I SAM-dependent methyltransferase — protein sequence MTAAAEPAGFDAHAATYDAELDAGLSATGEDKLYFARGRLMLVAERLRTRGASAAAVLDFGCGDGTGSALMHELLGASRVVGVDVSDELLAIARRRHGSSVVSFTRVDDLKGTAFNLAFCNGVFHHIPLRERAAAMVAIHGALRPGGYFALWENNPWNPGTRYVMHRVPFDRDALTITPPEARRLAAAAGFEVIETAFAFVFPRALRWLRALEPACARLPLGGQYLVLCRKRESPTT from the coding sequence ATGACCGCGGCCGCCGAGCCAGCCGGGTTCGACGCTCACGCCGCCACGTACGACGCGGAGCTCGACGCCGGGCTCTCTGCCACGGGTGAAGACAAGCTCTACTTCGCTCGCGGCCGGCTCATGCTCGTGGCCGAGCGGCTCAGGACGCGCGGCGCCTCGGCCGCCGCGGTGCTCGACTTCGGCTGCGGCGACGGCACCGGTTCGGCGCTGATGCACGAACTGCTCGGTGCCAGCCGCGTGGTCGGGGTGGACGTGTCGGACGAGCTCCTTGCGATCGCGCGGCGCCGGCACGGGTCGTCCGTGGTGAGCTTCACGCGGGTGGACGACCTCAAGGGCACCGCTTTTAATCTCGCCTTCTGCAACGGCGTCTTCCATCACATTCCCCTGCGCGAGCGCGCCGCGGCGATGGTCGCGATCCATGGCGCGCTCCGGCCGGGCGGCTATTTCGCCCTCTGGGAAAACAACCCGTGGAACCCTGGCACGCGGTACGTGATGCACCGCGTGCCGTTCGACCGCGATGCCCTGACGATCACGCCACCGGAGGCGCGGCGCTTGGCGGCCGCCGCGGGGTTCGAGGTCATCGAAACCGCGTTCGCGTTCGTCTTCCCGCGGGCGCTGCGCTGGTTGCGTGCGCTCGAGCCAGCCTGCGCCCGCCTGCCGCTCGGCGGACAATACCTCGTGCTCTGCCGCAAAAGAGAGAGCCCCACCACATGA
- a CDS encoding glycosyltransferase family 2 protein produces MPDSAILLPRATARTPRRARTGSGIELSVVIPCLNEAETVGACVEKACRAIREHGIAGEVILADNGSTDGSQEIAERLGARVVRVAERGYGAALMGGIAAAQGKYILMGDADDSYDFLELPRFLARLRQGYELVQGCRLESGGGRVMPGAMPVLHRWWGNPMFSALARWWFRAPIHDVYCGMRGFSRELYDALEQRCTGMEFASEMIIKASLREARIAEVPITLYPDGRRTRRPHLRTFRDGWRTLRFLLLYSPRWLFLMPGLLLIAAGALGYGFGMLRVRLGPATFDVHTILVASLAAICGYQSVIFAAMTKIFAISEGLLPLDRRMDRLLHVFNLERGLLGGAAAIAVGLALILVVVHRWVSLDFGALDYAATLRWVIPGVMLVVLGVQTILSSFFCSILLLRRG; encoded by the coding sequence ATGCCGGATTCGGCGATCCTGCTCCCGCGAGCTACGGCTCGCACGCCGCGTCGCGCGCGTACCGGCAGCGGCATCGAGCTGTCGGTAGTCATCCCCTGCCTCAACGAGGCCGAGACCGTCGGCGCGTGCGTGGAGAAGGCGTGCCGCGCCATTCGGGAGCACGGCATCGCGGGGGAAGTCATCCTCGCGGATAACGGCAGCACCGACGGCTCGCAGGAGATCGCGGAGCGCCTTGGCGCGCGCGTGGTGCGCGTGGCGGAGCGCGGCTACGGCGCGGCACTCATGGGCGGCATCGCGGCGGCGCAGGGCAAGTACATCCTCATGGGCGATGCCGACGACAGCTACGACTTCCTGGAGCTGCCGCGGTTTCTCGCTCGGCTGCGTCAGGGTTACGAGCTGGTGCAGGGCTGCCGGCTCGAGAGCGGCGGCGGCCGGGTGATGCCGGGGGCGATGCCGGTGCTGCATCGCTGGTGGGGCAACCCGATGTTCTCGGCGCTCGCCCGCTGGTGGTTCCGCGCGCCCATCCACGACGTCTACTGCGGCATGCGCGGCTTCAGCCGGGAGCTGTATGACGCGCTGGAGCAGCGGTGCACGGGGATGGAGTTCGCGAGCGAGATGATCATCAAGGCATCGCTCCGCGAGGCGCGTATCGCGGAGGTGCCGATCACGCTCTATCCCGACGGGCGGCGGACTCGGCGCCCACACCTGCGCACCTTCCGCGACGGGTGGCGCACGCTGCGCTTTCTTCTCCTGTACAGCCCGCGCTGGCTCTTCCTCATGCCCGGCCTTCTGCTCATCGCGGCCGGCGCGCTGGGCTACGGCTTCGGGATGCTCCGGGTCCGCCTCGGGCCGGCGACGTTCGACGTGCATACCATCCTCGTGGCGAGCCTCGCCGCGATCTGCGGCTACCAATCGGTGATCTTTGCCGCGATGACCAAGATCTTCGCCATCAGCGAAGGCCTGCTGCCGCTCGACCGGCGGATGGACCGGCTGCTGCACGTGTTCAACCTCGAGCGCGGGCTGCTTGGCGGCGCCGCCGCGATCGCCGTCGGGCTGGCCCTCATCCTCGTCGTGGTCCACCGGTGGGTGTCGCTCGACTTCGGCGCGCTCGATTACGCCGCCACGCTCCGCTGGGTCATTCCCGGCGTGATGCTCGTCGTCCTCGGCGTGCAGACGATCCTCTCGAGTTTTTTCTGCAGCATCCTGCTGCTCCGCCGCGGATGA
- a CDS encoding tetratricopeptide repeat protein: MLFARLSLMALALGASAASLANGFAYDDLPIILQNPLVHKLSDIGIHFVEGYWPYNYGGALYRPITLLAFTIEWVVGHGAPIVFHATNLALYLALTFAVFALARRLLPPVAAWASAALFAVHPVHVEAVANAVGQAEIIAVLSVALGIRVYLRARERGVLRARDSMALLLLLCIGTLAKEQGILLGPLLAVAELSVVTDARPLAARLRELWTTAFLLVLGTGLLLGLRYAALGAVGGEYPSIALHGTGFGDRVLTMLGIVPVWTRLLLWPAHLQAEYGPPALGAARSFGLRQLLGLALIAGTLAIAAATWKRHRVVAFGIGWAAVGISLVSNVLIVTGMLVAERTLLLPSIGVVLALGGIMAELGERIAWPRAARPLGTAALGAVLVAGMLRSAARQPVWRDNGIFFKQMVHDAPNAYRGWYIYGDYLRQHGSLAQAHAAITRAIDLFQGDPNVYDGMGRLTYKEKGCAAAIPYFEKALAIDTLHFKARGGLYTCLVQTGDTARARKVAAKGAALQEGFFKLIVAQQRAATTPAAAVERK; encoded by the coding sequence ATGTTGTTCGCGCGGCTCTCGCTCATGGCACTCGCGCTCGGCGCGAGCGCGGCGAGCCTCGCCAACGGGTTCGCCTACGACGATCTGCCCATCATTCTGCAAAATCCGCTGGTGCACAAGCTTTCGGACATCGGGATCCACTTCGTCGAGGGTTACTGGCCGTACAACTACGGCGGCGCACTCTATCGGCCGATCACGCTGCTGGCCTTTACCATCGAGTGGGTCGTCGGGCATGGCGCGCCAATCGTCTTCCATGCGACCAACCTCGCGCTCTACTTGGCGCTCACGTTCGCGGTCTTTGCCCTGGCTCGGCGGCTGCTCCCGCCGGTCGCCGCATGGGCGAGCGCGGCGCTCTTCGCGGTGCACCCGGTTCACGTCGAGGCGGTGGCCAACGCGGTCGGTCAGGCCGAGATCATCGCGGTGCTCTCGGTCGCCCTGGGCATCCGGGTGTATCTGCGCGCGCGGGAACGCGGCGTCCTGAGGGCGCGGGACAGCATGGCGCTGCTCCTTCTGCTCTGCATCGGCACGCTGGCGAAGGAACAGGGCATCCTGCTCGGGCCGCTCCTGGCGGTGGCCGAGCTCTCCGTCGTCACGGACGCCCGGCCGCTCGCCGCGCGCCTCCGCGAGCTCTGGACCACGGCATTTCTCCTCGTCCTCGGCACGGGCCTTCTGCTCGGGTTGCGGTACGCCGCCCTCGGCGCGGTCGGCGGAGAGTATCCGTCAATTGCGCTGCACGGGACCGGCTTCGGCGACCGCGTGCTCACCATGCTGGGCATCGTGCCGGTGTGGACGCGGCTCCTCCTCTGGCCGGCGCACCTGCAGGCGGAGTACGGGCCGCCCGCGCTCGGCGCCGCCCGGAGCTTCGGCCTGCGGCAGTTGCTCGGCCTCGCGCTCATCGCCGGAACGCTTGCGATCGCCGCGGCGACGTGGAAGCGGCATCGGGTCGTGGCGTTCGGCATCGGGTGGGCCGCCGTTGGAATTTCGTTGGTGAGCAACGTGTTGATCGTGACCGGAATGCTGGTGGCGGAACGCACGCTTCTGCTTCCGAGCATCGGCGTGGTGCTCGCGCTCGGAGGCATCATGGCTGAGCTCGGCGAGCGCATCGCGTGGCCGCGCGCGGCCCGCCCGCTTGGCACCGCGGCGCTCGGGGCCGTACTCGTGGCGGGCATGCTCCGGAGCGCGGCGCGGCAGCCGGTGTGGCGCGACAACGGAATCTTCTTCAAGCAGATGGTGCACGACGCGCCGAACGCGTACCGGGGCTGGTACATCTACGGAGACTACCTGCGGCAACACGGCAGCCTCGCCCAGGCGCATGCTGCGATCACGCGGGCGATTGACCTCTTCCAGGGCGACCCAAACGTGTACGACGGGATGGGCCGCCTCACCTACAAGGAGAAGGGCTGCGCCGCCGCCATTCCATACTTCGAGAAGGCGCTGGCCATCGACACGCTGCACTTCAAGGCGCGCGGCGGACTCTACACTTGCCTGGTCCAGACCGGCGATACGGCGCGGGCCCGTAAGGTCGCGGCAAAGGGCGCGGCGCTCCAGGAAGGGTTTTTCAAGTTGATCGTGGCACAGCAGCGCGCTGCCACAACTCCCGCGGCAGCGGTCGAACGCAAGTAG
- a CDS encoding prepilin-type N-terminal cleavage/methylation domain-containing protein yields the protein MTNRKGFTLIELLIVVVIIGILAAIAIPKFANTKEKATIAGMKTDLRNLVTAEEGFFSDNQTYASNTGTSQTSAAVAFQVSGLNVLTISNVDASGWSATMTNPSLKGSIQTCGIYVGGASAPNAAVTLEGAPACY from the coding sequence ATGACGAACCGTAAGGGCTTCACCCTCATCGAGCTGCTGATCGTAGTCGTGATCATCGGCATTCTGGCGGCGATCGCCATTCCGAAGTTCGCCAACACGAAGGAAAAGGCGACCATCGCCGGCATGAAGACCGACCTGCGCAACCTGGTGACCGCGGAGGAAGGCTTCTTCAGCGACAACCAGACCTACGCGAGCAACACCGGCACCTCGCAGACCAGCGCCGCCGTTGCGTTCCAGGTCTCGGGCCTCAACGTGCTGACGATCTCGAACGTGGATGCGTCCGGCTGGTCGGCGACCATGACCAACCCGTCGCTCAAGGGTTCGATCCAGACCTGCGGCATCTACGTCGGCGGCGCCAGCGCGCCGAACGCCGCGGTCACGCTCGAGGGCGCCCCGGCCTGCTACTAG
- a CDS encoding prepilin-type N-terminal cleavage/methylation domain-containing protein yields MIQSKRGFTLIELLIVVVIIGVLAAIAIPKFANTKEKATLASMKTDLRNLATAEEGFYYDYSTYASATATSQSSTETAFQPSGDNVVTISNASLTGWAATMTNPSLKGSIQTCGIFMGAATSPNAAVTQEGAPACY; encoded by the coding sequence ATGATACAATCGAAGCGCGGCTTCACCCTCATCGAGCTCCTGATCGTGGTCGTGATCATCGGCGTGCTGGCGGCGATCGCCATTCCGAAGTTCGCCAACACGAAGGAAAAGGCGACCCTCGCGAGCATGAAGACCGACCTGCGCAATCTCGCGACGGCAGAGGAAGGCTTCTACTACGACTACAGCACGTACGCGAGTGCCACGGCCACGTCACAATCGTCGACCGAAACTGCGTTCCAGCCGTCGGGCGACAACGTGGTGACGATCTCGAACGCGAGCCTCACGGGCTGGGCCGCGACGATGACCAACCCGTCGCTCAAGGGCAGCATCCAGACGTGCGGAATTTTCATGGGCGCGGCCACCTCGCCCAACGCCGCGGTGACTCAGGAGGGTGCGCCCGCCTGCTATTGA
- a CDS encoding HAMP domain-containing sensor histidine kinase: MHEVRSDPSGARGTAEDSAGPRAFGFPAGPRSLRTQLVFELGFLMSAAVLMVGVATAAMAGANLRDTAWALVALWLGSTVVFVLFGTYLVGRLVLRPLERLGAEANTLAAGRLDTARPAYETMEFAHLADRYRAMAEDLLDVQSQVVRVEKLAGIGSLAAGVAHEVRNPLGALGTYVELLRRRGGDLEVAEAMQGAIERIERTVRSLLAYARPDHGEGTTDINGAVRTSLDFLGAQGLLKGQRMSVNLAPDLPPVCGGQHLLEQVVVNLVVNACQASPGGVLALGTTADQYEPRDRGAHRAGDGWSTEFRGADPARAARHQARPRRPDVAPGTPGVVLYVADDGPGVPDENRERVFDPFYTTKDPGEGTGLGLAIVARTVHESGGTVWVDRAREGGAVFKVFLPAALRAATPVVESSHAPAHR; this comes from the coding sequence ATGCACGAAGTGCGCTCGGACCCGTCAGGTGCGCGCGGGACGGCGGAAGACTCCGCCGGCCCACGCGCCTTCGGATTCCCGGCCGGTCCCCGGTCGCTCCGGACCCAGCTCGTCTTCGAGCTCGGCTTCCTGATGTCGGCGGCAGTGCTCATGGTCGGGGTCGCCACCGCGGCAATGGCGGGCGCCAACCTGCGCGACACCGCGTGGGCCCTCGTCGCCCTCTGGCTCGGCAGCACCGTGGTGTTCGTGCTGTTCGGCACCTATCTGGTCGGCCGCCTCGTGCTGCGCCCGCTCGAGCGGCTGGGCGCCGAAGCCAACACGCTGGCCGCGGGCCGGCTCGACACGGCGCGGCCGGCGTACGAGACGATGGAATTCGCGCACCTCGCCGATCGCTACCGCGCCATGGCGGAGGATCTCCTCGACGTGCAGAGCCAGGTGGTTCGGGTCGAAAAGCTCGCCGGGATCGGGAGCCTCGCCGCCGGAGTCGCCCATGAGGTGCGAAATCCGCTCGGCGCGCTCGGCACCTACGTCGAGCTGCTCCGGCGCCGCGGCGGCGACCTCGAGGTGGCCGAGGCAATGCAGGGCGCCATCGAGCGGATCGAACGCACGGTGCGGAGCCTCCTCGCCTACGCGCGGCCGGACCACGGCGAGGGCACGACGGACATCAACGGCGCCGTGCGCACGAGCCTCGATTTTCTCGGCGCGCAGGGGCTGCTCAAGGGTCAGCGAATGTCCGTGAATCTGGCACCCGACCTTCCGCCGGTCTGCGGCGGGCAGCACCTGCTGGAGCAGGTCGTGGTGAACCTCGTGGTGAACGCGTGCCAGGCGTCGCCCGGCGGCGTGCTGGCCCTTGGCACCACGGCCGATCAGTACGAGCCGCGCGACCGTGGCGCACACCGGGCCGGCGACGGCTGGAGCACCGAGTTTCGAGGCGCCGATCCGGCGCGTGCCGCGCGCCATCAGGCGCGCCCGCGCCGGCCGGACGTGGCGCCGGGCACCCCGGGCGTGGTGCTCTACGTGGCCGACGACGGCCCCGGCGTGCCGGACGAGAATCGCGAGCGGGTGTTCGATCCGTTCTACACGACGAAGGACCCGGGCGAAGGCACCGGCCTGGGTCTCGCGATCGTCGCGCGAACGGTGCACGAGTCGGGTGGGACCGTGTGGGTGGACCGCGCCCGCGAGGGCGGCGCCGTGTTCAAGGTGTTCCTGCCGGCGGCGCTCCGAGCCGCTACCCCAGTCGTGGAATCGAGCCATGCGCCTGCTCATCGTTGA